A genomic window from Bacillus rossius redtenbacheri isolate Brsri chromosome 7, Brsri_v3, whole genome shotgun sequence includes:
- the LOC134534117 gene encoding immunoglobulin domain and leucine-rich repeat-containing protein 2-like: MRVNHHVSWDSDTLLTPPAPAGCLLVLLLLYLAPADCSDPTTFPSFHHVRHSTSLPCEHTSPLGVTCHNADLASIDFPDHLTDVSLVNVPATSLNASIFANAGNLKNLSWQDSRIKKIAPSTFLNLKQLERLDLSHNHLESLCDTSLSSLKQLKALNLSNNRLADLPSDVFLNQESLVTLDLSHNELQVIPFNIFYSMHYLVTLDLSFNMLTSIEVEFFKPNTNLQYLHLQSNRLLKLHGAFFSLESLKMLDLSNNSLGELPRNLLRDLGNLQYLSLGSNHIDNIPSELFHSQKKLLQLNLSDTPIQNLPNNVFLQCSKLETLILDNTKLQTLPNAIFKGLQYLRFLSARENIYLNKMEDFIFSDTKNLEHIDVSSSNMSVLPASLSKLTKVNELHIQNNPWACDCRMIWLLKWSKIMNLTISDVDCDPKRVLTQRPSNIIQMLRSLNCKPTELVSTSPTNRYALYSDALLECNFYGSPMPTVTWITPTGRMFRWDPNAEISTGSHVNTNLTDRIQLLHNGTLFVHGILRPDSGYYSCIASNPLGNVTTHVSLQIDPITIYRIKINSILIGAAAATVFLLITLIVQLLRSIFRRVIWCRACCCCRRDRVSPRARQIYQMLENIEQYKTQQLEKLRENYTLQVRRIKDNCAQQVDWIQGSYQGQVKHIKDIRDIGTNHLTGLRDQYYDQVRRVRDYSTGQLNWVKENYVFQRNRIRKFSAHQVLRLRESYKYQQQTLNKLMENLPSLYLENCRSGSCGRADSVVMDSEASEIEVYLKAKMEFLSKEGVGLGVSDDTRSHCSFYYTPSEQSESPNLSPGVLIVNDFLNNSISVNIDDCPHLSEPLTSPYFIPSFHRSKSTREKQVQDQCAVVNIHSSAASPDSEGVPQCGLRDATMLPSATLSTSLPELRTSNARQVSVVIQANNCAKPKMKNETAL, encoded by the exons ATGAGGGTGAACCACCATGTGAGCTGGGACTCCGACACCCTGCTCACTCCTCCAGCGCCAGCCGGGTGCCTCCTGGTGCTGCTTCTGCTGTACCTGGCTCCCGCGGACTGCTCCGACCCCACCACCTTCCCCTCCTTCCACCACGTGCGCCACTCCACCTCCCTCCCCTGCGAGCACACCTCCCCGCTGGGCGTCACCTGCCACAATGCCGACCTTGCCAGCATCGACTTCCCCGATCACCTGACCGACGTCAGCCTTGTTAATGTCCCTGCAACCTCCTTGAACGCTTCCATCTTTGCAAATGCTGGTAACCTGAAGAATCTTTCCTGGCAAGACAGCAGGATCAAAAAAATTGCCCCCAGCACGTTTTTAAATCTGAAACAGCTGGAACGTTTGGATCTGAGCCACAACCACCTCGAATCTCTTTGCGACACTTCTCTTAGTTCCCTGAAGCAACTAAAAGCTTTAAATTTGTCAAACAACAGACTTGCTGATCTTCCCAGTGATGTATTCCTAAACCAAGAAAGTCTGGTGACACTGGACTTGAGTCACAACGAACTACAAGTTATTCCATTCAACATTTTTTACTCCATGCATTATCTGGTCACGCTGGACCTGTCATTTAATATGTTAACTTCAATCGAAGTCGAATTTTTCAAGCCGAACACAAATCTACAGTACCTGCATTTACAAAGCAACAGGCTCTTAAAACTGCATGGTGCTTTCTTTAGTTTGGAAAGTCTCAAAATGCTGGACTTATCAAACAATTCTTTGGGTGAATTGCCCAGAAACCTACTAAGAGATTTAGGGAATTTACAGTACTTAAGCCTGGGCAGCAATCATATAGATAACATTCCTTCAGAACTGTTCCAttcgcaaaaaaaattactacaactAAACCTAAGCGATACTCCAATACAAAACTTACCAAATAATGTGTTCCTGCAATGTTCAAAATTAGAAACATTAATACTAGATAACACAAAGCTACAAACATTACCGAATGCAATTTTCAAAGGACTTCAGTATCTCCGCTTTTTATCTGCAAGagagaatatatatttaaacaaaatggaagattttattttttctgataCTAAAAATCTAGAGCACATTGATGTGAGTAGCAGCAACATGTCAGTGCTGCCTGCTTCATTATCCAAGTTAACAAAAGTGAATGAGCTTCACATTCAAAACAACCCTTGGGCCTGTGACTGTAGGATGATTTGGCTTTTAAAGTGGAGCAAAATTATGAACTTAACCATTAGTGACGTGGACTGCGATCCCAAAAGGGTACTGACTCAAAGGCCTTCTAACATAATACAAATGCTACGCAGTTTAAACTGTAAACCTACGGAGCTTGTTAGTACATCACCGACCAATCGCTATGCTTTATATTCTGATGCTTTATTGGAATGTAATTTCTATGGCAGTCCTATGCCCACTGTGACATGGATAACACCAACTGGTAGGATGTTTCGATGGGATCCAAACGCTGAAATATCAACTGGTAGCCACGTCAACACCAACTTAACGGATAGGATTCAACTGCTGCATAACGGAACACTTTTCGTTCATGGCATTCTACGTCCAGACAGTGGTTACTATTCCTGCATCGCCTCAAATCCCTTGGGTAATGTTACCACTCACGTGAGCCTGCAAATTGACCCCATCACAATCTACAGGATTAAGATAAACAGCATCCTCATCGGAGCTGCAGCAGCAACCGTCTTCCTGCTTATTACATTAATAGTTCAGCTCCTGAGATCAATCTTCCGAAG AGTCATTTGGTGCAGAGCCTGTTGTTGCTGTCGTCGCGACAGAGTCTCTCCAAGGGCTAGACAAATCTACCAGATGTTGGAGAATATTGAGCAATACAAGACTCAGCAATTAGAGAAACTTCGGGAGAACTACACGCTGCAG GTTCGACGAATCAAGGATAACTGTGCTCAACAAGTAGATTGGATACAGGGAAGTTACCAGGGCCAGGTGAAGCACATCAAAGACATCCGAGACATTGGAACCAATCACCTTACTGGTCTTCGTGACCAGTACTATGATCAA GTGAGACGTGTGCGTGACTATTCCACTGGTCAATTAAACTGGGTGAAAGAAAACTACGTCTTCCAGCGAAACAGGATACGAAAATTCAGTGCCCATCAAGTGCTTCGGCTGAGGGAATCCTACAAGTATCAGCAACAGACACTGAACAAGCTCATGGAAAATCTGCCCAGTTTGTACCTGGAAAACTGCCGTAGCGGATCGTGCGGTAGGGCCGATTCAGTCGTGATGGACTCTGAAGCATCAGAAATAGAGGTGTACTTAAAAGCTAAAATGGAATTCTTGTCGAAAGAGGGGGTGGGGCTCGGTGTTTCAGATGATACTCGCAGCCATTGTTCCTTTTATTACACTCCCTCAGAACAGTCCGAGTCGCCCAACCTCTCTCCAGGTGTGTTAATTGTAAACGATTTTCTGAATAATTCCATTAGCGTGAACATAGACGATTGTCCACATTTATCTGAACCCCTGACGTCACCATACTTCATTCCATCATTTCACCGGTCGAAGAGCACCAGAGAAAAACAAGTGCAAGACCAGTGCGCGGTAGTTAACATTCATAGCAGTGCAGCAAGCCCTGACAGTGAGGGGGTACCACAATGTGGGTTACGTGATGCAACAATGTTACCAAGTGCAACCCTGAGTACAAGTCTGCCAGAATTAAGAACGTCAAATGCACGTCAAGTGTCTGTGGTAATCCAGGCAAACAACTGTGCAAAACCTAAAATGAAGAACGAGACTGCATTGTAG